The following DNA comes from Verrucomicrobiota bacterium.
GCACGCGGAGCATTTCTCGGAGTGCTTGCGGTTTTCTGGTGAAATTACGAAATCCAAAAGCAACCGTAATGCAGTCAAAGCAATTCTCTTTGAAAGGTAATTGATGGGCATCTGCTAGGAGCAAATGATGGCATTTCTTTTTTTGTGCCTGCGCAAGCATAGGGTAACAAAAGTCTGCTCCGACAGTTTGTATGTTCTTACTCTGAAGCCCAAGGGCAACATCCCCACTTCCAGTGGCGAGGTCTAAAACATTAAGTGGTTTCGCATCTTGAACCTTTTGTAGGAGAAAGTGTCTCCAATAGTAGTCTATGCCTAGGCTAAAGAAGTGATTGAAGAAATCATAGGGAGAGGCAATTTTCTCGAAATAAGCATGGATTTCATTGGCTTTAAGCTTAGCTAGTTGAGTGGAGTCATTTGATGATGAATCTTGTTGAGACATGTTTTAGGGCAAAAGTAGAATCTAGAGAA
Coding sequences within:
- a CDS encoding ubiquinone/menaquinone biosynthesis methyltransferase, with translation MSQQDSSSNDSTQLAKLKANEIHAYFEKIASPYDFFNHFFSLGIDYYWRHFLLQKVQDAKPLNVLDLATGSGDVALGLQSKNIQTVGADFCYPMLAQAQKKKCHHLLLADAHQLPFKENCFDCITVAFGFRNFTRKPQALREMLRVLRPNGQAFILEFSQPNKWIRPLYFFYLSRIMPGITSLLYREKSAYEHLSNSVQAFPEAQNLQQQIEKSGFSRVIYHRLTLGTVALHIASKN